From a single Nicotiana tomentosiformis chromosome 2, ASM39032v3, whole genome shotgun sequence genomic region:
- the LOC138905029 gene encoding uncharacterized protein produces MIRDAQAVETCHGQGAHGEEDPFCGYFVGVEDVTGLSDLEAPKKSSGEVEVSCLFNESQQALNRASVLYHEVFLRSRGELSRYEAKIRGINEKRDAFKLLSELREEEAKRVQQKFDVIRHLRVEVDAVKAEVEEWKKNMDRLASEKEVARAELAATETQLRSLKEKALE; encoded by the exons ATGATACGTGATGCCCAGGCCGTAGAGACTTGTCACGGGCAGGGAGCCCATGGAGAGGAAGATCCTTTCTGTGGTTATTTTgttggggtagaagatgtcacTGGTCTAAGTGACTTGGAGGCTCCGAAGAAGAGCTCAGGTGAGGTGGAAGTGTCTTGTCTTTTTAACGAATCTCAAcaggccctgaatcgg GCCTCTGTGCTTTATCACGAGGTGTTTCTCCGTTCCCGAGGGGAGCTGAGCCGGTACGAAGCTAAAATTCGAGGGATTAATGAAAagagagatgccttcaagcttctcagtgagctgagagaagaagaagcaaAAAGA GTCCAACAAAAGTTTGATGTGATCAGGCATCTTCGTGTTGAAGTGGATGCAGTGAAAGCGGAGGTTGAGGAGTGgaaaaagaacatggaccgccttgcctcagaaaaggaggTTGCCCGAGCTGAACTGGCCGCGACTGAGACCCAActccgaagcttgaaagagaaggccTTGGAGTAA